A region from the Aegilops tauschii subsp. strangulata cultivar AL8/78 chromosome 5, Aet v6.0, whole genome shotgun sequence genome encodes:
- the LOC109746673 gene encoding uncharacterized protein gives MSSSSSVLLAAAVALALLVLSASAQSGCTSVLIGLYPCMNYISGSGTAPTRSCCSQLASVVQSQPQCLCSALGGDSSSLGGVTINKTRALELPNACNVQAPPASKCNGAGGGSAPGASANTPTTPAVQTPAGLGSKTTPSAYLQGNGGSSLHGPAGLVFALAVAAVYAVSAV, from the exons ATGTCCAGCAGCAGCAGCGTCCTCCTGGCCGCGGCGGTGGCACTGGCGCTGCTGGTGTTGTCGGCGTCGGCGCAGTCCGGGTGCACGTCTGTGCTGATCGGCCTGTACCCATGCATGAACTACATCAGCGGCAGCGGCACGGCCCCGACCAGGTCCTGCTGCTCGCAGCTCGCCTCCGTCGTGCAGTCGCAGCCGCAGTGCCTCTGCAGCGCGCTCGGCGGTGACTCCTCGTCGCTCGGCGGCGTCACCATCAACAAGACCCGCGCGCTCGAGCTGCCCAACGCCTGCAACGTGCAGGCCCCGCCGGCGAGCAAGTGCAACGGCG CTGGTGGTGGCAGTGCTCCTGGTGCCAGTGCCAACACGCCGACCACCCCGGCAGTGCAGACACCGGCCGGCTTGGGATCGAAGACGACGCCGTCGGCGTACCTGCAGGGGAACGGCGGCTCGTCGCTTCATGGCCCGGCGGGTCTGGTGTTCGCGCTCGCGGTCGCTGCCGTCTACGCCGTGTCGGCCGTTTGA